The Streptomyces sp. Alt3 genome has a segment encoding these proteins:
- a CDS encoding RDD family protein: MNELVTGDAVVLGLQPARLPSRVLAIAIDLAVLLTVFVLLSIGLAVASVTLDDAAAAAIAVATFLLVLVGGPVAVETLSHGRSLGKLACGLRVVRDDGGPIRFRHALVRGAMGAVEILGTFGVVGSIASLVSARGRRLGDVFAGTLVIRERVPAGHTPATPPPPPWLMGRFAQLDLSGVPDGLWLAIRQYLTRMNQLDATVRGAMAERLSTDLAACTGTPVPQGVPAVAYLAAVVHERQVRDVRRVAAASGHGSRPPAPWPVPARRDLVGERTTDDRPRGVRQGDPDMPSATVQGRDGAEAQATTGFAPPA; encoded by the coding sequence ATGAATGAGCTCGTGACCGGGGACGCGGTCGTACTGGGGTTGCAGCCGGCGAGGCTGCCCAGCCGGGTGTTGGCGATCGCCATCGATCTCGCGGTACTTCTGACGGTCTTCGTGCTTCTTTCCATCGGCCTTGCCGTGGCGTCCGTGACGCTCGACGACGCGGCGGCGGCCGCGATCGCCGTCGCCACGTTCCTCCTCGTGCTGGTGGGCGGTCCGGTCGCGGTCGAGACCCTCAGCCACGGCCGTTCGCTCGGAAAGCTCGCATGCGGGCTTCGCGTGGTGCGGGACGACGGCGGCCCGATCCGCTTCCGGCACGCACTCGTGCGGGGAGCGATGGGAGCGGTCGAGATCCTGGGGACCTTCGGCGTGGTGGGGAGCATCGCCTCCCTGGTCTCCGCGCGTGGCCGTCGGCTCGGTGACGTCTTCGCCGGCACGCTCGTCATCCGTGAGCGGGTGCCGGCCGGGCACACTCCGGCCACGCCCCCTCCCCCGCCATGGCTCATGGGTCGTTTCGCGCAGCTGGACCTCTCGGGTGTCCCGGACGGTCTGTGGCTGGCGATACGGCAGTACTTGACCCGGATGAACCAGCTGGATGCGACGGTGCGGGGAGCGATGGCCGAGCGGTTGTCCACGGACCTCGCGGCGTGCACCGGCACTCCGGTACCTCAAGGGGTGCCCGCCGTTGCCTATCTGGCAGCCGTGGTGCACGAGCGTCAGGTCCGTGACGTCCGGCGGGTGGCCGCGGCGTCCGGCCACGGCAGCAGGCCCCCGGCGCCCTGGCCCGTGCCCGCGCGCCGGGATCTGGTCGGCGAACGCACGACGGACGACCGTCCGCGAGGGGTGCGGCAGGGAGATCCGGACATGCCCTCTGCGACTGTTCAGGGCAGGGACGGGGCCGAGGCGCAGGCCACGACCGGGTTCGCACCACCGGCCTGA
- a CDS encoding phosphomannomutase/phosphoglucomutase, whose product MVADLSQLVKAYDVRGVVPDQWDEPLAELFGAAFVQVTAADAIVIGHDMRPSSPGLADAFARGATARGADVTLIGLCSTDQLYYASGAMDLPGAMFTASHNPARYNGIKLCRAGAAPVGQDTGLTEIRTLVEQWSEHGLPAAAATTPGTVTERDTLTDYAAHLLGLVGLDGIRPLKVVVDAGNGMGGHTVPTVFAGLPLDLVPMYFELDGTFPNHEANPLDPKNIVDLRARVLAEGADLGLAFDGDADRCFVVDERGEGVSPSAVTALVAARELARNGGEGTVIHNLITSWSVPEVVRENGGTPVRTRVGHSFIKAEMAEHGAIFGGEHSAHYYFRDFWNADTGMLAALHVLAALGGQEGPLSGLLDRYDRYKGSGEINSTVADQAARLTAIRAAYDGRDDVRFDELDGLTVTGPDWWFNLRASNTEPLLRLNVEARDEKTMTAVRDEVLAVVRA is encoded by the coding sequence GTGGTTGCTGACCTGTCGCAGCTCGTGAAGGCGTACGACGTGCGCGGAGTCGTGCCCGACCAGTGGGACGAGCCGCTCGCCGAGCTGTTCGGCGCCGCCTTCGTCCAGGTCACCGCGGCGGACGCCATCGTGATCGGCCACGACATGCGGCCGTCCTCGCCCGGCCTGGCCGACGCCTTCGCCCGGGGTGCCACGGCACGCGGGGCCGACGTGACCCTCATCGGGCTCTGCTCCACCGACCAGCTGTACTACGCGTCCGGGGCGATGGACCTGCCCGGAGCGATGTTCACGGCCTCGCACAACCCGGCGCGGTACAACGGCATCAAGCTGTGCCGCGCCGGGGCCGCGCCCGTCGGCCAGGACACCGGCCTGACCGAGATCCGCACGCTCGTCGAACAGTGGTCGGAGCACGGCCTCCCCGCCGCGGCCGCCACCACCCCGGGCACGGTCACCGAACGCGACACCCTCACCGACTACGCCGCCCACCTGCTGGGCCTCGTCGGCCTCGACGGGATCCGGCCGCTCAAGGTCGTCGTGGACGCGGGCAACGGCATGGGCGGCCACACCGTCCCCACCGTCTTCGCGGGGCTGCCCCTGGACCTCGTACCCATGTACTTCGAGCTCGACGGCACCTTCCCCAACCACGAGGCCAACCCCCTCGACCCGAAGAACATCGTCGACCTCCGGGCCCGCGTCCTCGCCGAGGGCGCCGACCTCGGCCTCGCCTTCGACGGCGACGCCGACCGCTGCTTCGTCGTCGACGAGCGCGGCGAAGGGGTCTCCCCGTCCGCGGTCACGGCCCTGGTCGCCGCCCGGGAACTGGCACGCAACGGCGGCGAGGGCACCGTCATCCACAACCTGATCACCTCCTGGTCCGTCCCCGAGGTCGTCCGCGAGAACGGCGGGACCCCCGTCCGCACCCGCGTCGGCCACTCCTTCATCAAGGCGGAGATGGCCGAGCACGGAGCGATCTTCGGCGGCGAGCACTCCGCCCACTACTACTTCCGCGACTTCTGGAACGCCGACACGGGGATGCTTGCCGCCCTCCACGTGCTGGCGGCCCTCGGCGGCCAGGAGGGCCCGCTGTCGGGCCTCCTCGACCGGTACGACCGCTACAAGGGCTCCGGCGAGATCAACTCCACCGTCGCCGACCAGGCGGCCAGGCTCACCGCGATCAGGGCGGCGTACGACGGCCGCGACGACGTGCGGTTCGACGAGCTCGACGGACTCACGGTGACCGGCCCCGACTGGTGGTTCAACCTCCGGGCCTCCAACACCGAGCCGCTGCTGCGCCTGAACGTCGAGGCCCGGGACGAGAAGACGATGACGGCGGTCCGCGACGAGGTCCTCGCTGTCGTCCGCGCGTGA
- a CDS encoding DUF3499 domain-containing protein produces the protein MSPVRRCSRTACGRPAVATLTYVYADSTAVLGPLATYAEPHCYDLCAEHGERLTAPRGWEVVRLADPSAPARPSNDDLEALANAVREAARPQDRQQGGRGPRAADPVEVARRGHLRVLRSPES, from the coding sequence GTGAGCCCTGTACGTCGCTGTTCGCGAACCGCGTGCGGCCGTCCCGCCGTCGCGACACTGACGTACGTCTATGCCGACTCGACCGCGGTCCTCGGCCCGCTCGCCACCTATGCCGAGCCCCACTGCTACGACCTCTGCGCCGAGCACGGCGAGCGGCTCACCGCGCCACGCGGGTGGGAAGTCGTCCGGCTCGCCGACCCCTCGGCTCCCGCGCGCCCCAGCAACGACGATCTCGAAGCGCTCGCCAACGCCGTACGCGAGGCGGCCCGTCCCCAGGACCGGCAGCAGGGCGGCCGGGGGCCACGTGCGGCGGACCCGGTGGAGGTCGCGCGCCGCGGACATCTCCGGGTGCTGCGCTCCCCGGAGTCCTGA
- the manA gene encoding mannose-6-phosphate isomerase, class I: MDRLSNTVRPYAWGSTTAIPELLGTAPTGEPQAEMWMGAHPGAPSRLTRPAAADSTGSGAGEQSLTDVIDADPERELGSAAVRTFGPRLPFLLKLLAAGAPLSLQVHPDLAQAQQGYADEERRGVPVDAPHRTYKDANHKPELICALTPFDGLCGFRRPEEAADLIAALGVDSLKPYVDLLRASPEDRALREVLTAVLTADPDEMAHTVVEASEAAERLGGAHAPYAQIAHHYPGDPGVIAAMLLNYVQLQPGEAMFLGAGVPHAYLGGLGVEIMANSDNVLRCGLTPKHIDVPELLRIVRFEATEPAVLRPEAAPTGEELYETPVDEFRLSRYVLPPGGAPVDLTAATPQILLCTAGAPRAGQIDLAPGESVFVPADETVEVAGTGTLFRATVVV; this comes from the coding sequence ATGGACCGGCTCTCCAACACCGTGCGCCCCTACGCCTGGGGGTCCACCACGGCCATACCCGAACTGCTCGGCACAGCCCCGACCGGTGAACCGCAGGCCGAGATGTGGATGGGGGCCCACCCGGGAGCCCCATCGCGCCTCACCCGCCCCGCCGCGGCGGACTCCACAGGCTCCGGGGCCGGTGAACAGTCCCTCACGGACGTCATCGACGCCGACCCCGAACGCGAACTCGGCTCCGCCGCGGTCCGCACCTTCGGCCCCCGCCTCCCCTTCCTGCTCAAGCTGCTCGCGGCCGGCGCCCCCCTGTCCCTCCAGGTCCACCCCGACCTCGCACAGGCACAGCAGGGCTACGCGGACGAGGAGCGACGGGGCGTCCCCGTCGACGCACCCCACCGCACCTACAAGGACGCGAACCACAAGCCCGAACTGATCTGCGCGCTCACGCCCTTCGACGGACTGTGCGGCTTCCGCAGGCCCGAGGAAGCCGCCGACCTCATCGCCGCACTCGGCGTCGACTCCCTCAAGCCGTACGTGGACCTGCTACGGGCGAGCCCCGAGGACAGGGCGCTGCGCGAGGTCCTCACGGCCGTCCTCACCGCGGACCCCGACGAGATGGCGCACACGGTCGTCGAGGCGTCCGAGGCCGCGGAACGGCTCGGTGGCGCGCACGCCCCGTACGCCCAGATCGCCCACCACTACCCCGGCGACCCGGGCGTCATCGCGGCCATGCTGCTGAACTACGTACAACTCCAGCCCGGCGAGGCCATGTTCCTCGGCGCAGGCGTCCCGCACGCCTATCTCGGCGGTCTGGGCGTCGAGATCATGGCCAACTCCGACAACGTGCTGCGCTGCGGTCTGACCCCCAAGCACATCGACGTACCCGAACTGCTGCGCATCGTGCGCTTCGAGGCCACCGAACCGGCCGTCCTGCGTCCCGAGGCCGCACCCACCGGTGAGGAGCTGTACGAGACGCCGGTCGACGAGTTCCGGCTGTCCCGCTACGTCCTGCCGCCCGGTGGCGCCCCCGTCGACCTCACGGCGGCCACCCCGCAGATCCTGCTCTGCACGGCAGGTGCCCCGCGAGCGGGACAGATCGATCTCGCACCCGGCGAATCCGTGTTCGTCCCGGCGGACGAAACAGTCGAAGTGGCCGGTACGGGAACCCTTTTCCGGGCGACCGTGGTGGTCTGA
- a CDS encoding L-lactate permease has translation MFVQQLEPVADSLALSALVASLPLVTVLVLLGAVRMKAHRAGLIGLAVAVLVAWPAFGMPLGQTLSAGAQGVLFGLFPIMWIVVNALWVYRMTVRTQHFDILRRSFGRVSDDPRIQALVIAFCFGALLEALAGFGAPVAICSVMLVALGFDPVKAAVVSLVANTAPVAFGAMGTPVVTLAQVTGLPLDDVATVVGRQTPLLALVVPLILVFLVDGRRGLRETWMPALVCGVAFAVAQFAASNFVSAQLADIAAALVGAGALIALPGARKPADEPVRAAVLTGVRSEDLDQEDPRREVLRAYAPYALIVVVFSIAQIPPVKRLLAEATQVFDWPFLDVAGPDGEPVGANVFTLPLLGTGGTLVLLAGLVTAAVIGVRAGAAAREWAATVHELRYAILTVTSVLALAYVMNLSGQAATIGQSVAAAGAGLAFLSPVLGWFGVAVSGSDTSANALFGALQVSAARESGLSPELLAAANSSGGVLGKMISPQNLTIACAAVGLAGREGDLLRKVLPWSLGLLLVMCLVVTAQSTAVLGWMLP, from the coding sequence GTGTTTGTCCAGCAACTCGAACCCGTAGCCGATTCGCTCGCCCTGTCCGCTCTTGTCGCTTCCTTGCCACTCGTGACCGTTCTCGTCCTGCTCGGCGCCGTCCGGATGAAAGCCCACCGCGCCGGACTCATCGGACTCGCGGTCGCCGTGCTCGTCGCCTGGCCGGCCTTCGGCATGCCTCTCGGGCAGACCCTGTCCGCGGGGGCGCAGGGTGTCCTCTTCGGGCTCTTCCCCATCATGTGGATCGTCGTCAACGCCCTCTGGGTGTACCGGATGACCGTCCGTACGCAGCACTTCGACATCCTGCGGCGCTCCTTCGGCCGTGTCTCCGACGACCCCCGCATCCAGGCGCTGGTCATCGCCTTCTGCTTCGGCGCACTCCTGGAGGCGCTGGCCGGCTTCGGCGCACCCGTCGCGATCTGCTCGGTCATGCTCGTCGCGCTCGGCTTCGACCCGGTGAAGGCCGCCGTCGTCTCCCTCGTGGCCAACACCGCTCCCGTCGCCTTCGGCGCCATGGGCACACCTGTGGTGACGCTCGCTCAGGTCACCGGCCTGCCGCTGGACGACGTCGCCACGGTCGTCGGCCGGCAGACGCCGCTGCTCGCGCTCGTCGTCCCGCTGATCCTGGTCTTCCTGGTGGACGGCAGGCGGGGGCTGCGGGAGACCTGGATGCCCGCGCTCGTCTGCGGAGTGGCCTTCGCCGTCGCGCAGTTCGCCGCATCGAACTTCGTCTCCGCCCAGCTCGCCGACATCGCCGCCGCACTCGTCGGCGCGGGTGCGCTGATCGCTCTCCCCGGCGCCCGCAAGCCCGCCGACGAACCCGTACGCGCGGCCGTGCTGACCGGCGTGCGCAGCGAGGACCTCGACCAGGAGGACCCGCGCCGCGAGGTGCTGCGCGCCTACGCCCCCTACGCGCTGATCGTCGTCGTGTTCTCGATCGCCCAGATCCCGCCCGTCAAGCGACTGCTGGCAGAGGCGACCCAGGTCTTCGACTGGCCGTTCCTCGACGTCGCCGGCCCCGACGGCGAACCGGTCGGAGCCAACGTGTTCACGCTCCCGCTCCTGGGCACCGGCGGTACCCTCGTCCTGCTCGCCGGCCTGGTCACCGCCGCCGTGATCGGCGTAAGGGCTGGGGCCGCGGCGCGGGAATGGGCGGCCACCGTGCACGAACTGCGCTACGCGATCCTCACGGTGACATCCGTACTCGCCCTCGCCTACGTCATGAACCTCTCCGGGCAGGCCGCCACCATCGGCCAGTCCGTCGCGGCGGCCGGTGCCGGACTCGCCTTCCTCTCCCCGGTGCTCGGCTGGTTCGGAGTCGCCGTGTCCGGCTCCGACACCTCGGCCAACGCCCTCTTCGGAGCTCTCCAGGTGTCCGCGGCACGGGAGTCCGGCCTCTCGCCGGAACTCCTCGCCGCGGCCAACAGCTCCGGGGGAGTGCTCGGCAAGATGATCTCCCCGCAGAATCTGACGATCGCCTGCGCGGCCGTCGGTCTCGCCGGACGCGAGGGTGATCTGCTGCGCAAGGTCCTGCCGTGGAGCCTCGGCCTGCTGCTGGTGATGTGCCTGGTCGTGACGGCCCAGAGCACGGCGGTGCTGGGCTGGATGCTCCCCTGA
- the ahcY gene encoding adenosylhomocysteinase, giving the protein MTTAANRQDYKVADLSLAPFGRKEITLAEHEMPGLMSIRKEYAATQPLAGARITGSLHMTVQTAVLIETLVALGAEVRWASCNIFSTQDHAAAAIAVGPNGTPDAPAGVPVFAWKGETLEEYWWCTEQALTWPNTPTGGPNMILDDGGDATLLVHKGVEFEKAGEAPDPSTADSEEYAYILTLLNRTLGESPQKWTQLASEIRGVTEETTTGVHRLYEMHRDGTLLFPAINVNDAVTKSKFDNKYGCRHSLIDGINRATDVLIGGKTAVVCGYGDVGKGCAESLRGQGARVIITEIDPICALQAAMDGYQVATLDDVVETADIFVTTTGNKDIIMASDMARMKHQAIVGNIGHFDNEIDMAGLAKIDGVVKDEVKPQVHTWTFADGKVLIVLSEGRLLNLGNATGHPSFVMSNSFADQTLAQIELFTKPEEYPTDVYVLPKHLDEKVARLHLDALGVKLTTLRQEQADYIGVPVEGPYKSDLYRY; this is encoded by the coding sequence ATGACGACGGCCGCCAATCGCCAGGACTACAAGGTCGCCGACCTCTCCCTCGCCCCCTTCGGGCGCAAGGAGATCACCCTCGCCGAGCACGAGATGCCCGGCCTGATGTCGATCCGCAAGGAGTACGCCGCCACGCAGCCGCTGGCCGGCGCCCGGATCACCGGCTCGCTGCACATGACGGTGCAGACCGCGGTGCTCATCGAGACCCTCGTCGCCCTGGGCGCCGAGGTCCGCTGGGCCTCCTGCAACATCTTCTCCACCCAGGACCACGCCGCCGCCGCCATCGCGGTCGGCCCGAACGGCACTCCGGACGCCCCCGCCGGCGTTCCGGTCTTCGCCTGGAAGGGCGAGACCCTGGAGGAGTACTGGTGGTGCACGGAGCAGGCTCTGACCTGGCCCAACACGCCCACCGGCGGTCCGAACATGATTCTCGACGACGGTGGCGACGCCACCCTCCTCGTCCACAAGGGCGTCGAGTTCGAGAAGGCCGGCGAGGCCCCGGACCCGTCGACGGCGGACAGCGAGGAGTACGCGTACATCCTCACCCTGCTGAACCGCACCCTCGGCGAGTCGCCGCAGAAGTGGACCCAGCTGGCGTCCGAGATCCGCGGCGTGACCGAGGAGACCACCACCGGTGTGCACCGGCTGTACGAGATGCACCGTGACGGCACCCTCCTGTTCCCGGCGATCAACGTCAACGACGCGGTCACCAAGTCGAAGTTCGACAACAAGTACGGCTGCCGCCACTCGCTGATCGACGGCATCAACCGCGCCACCGACGTCCTGATCGGCGGCAAGACCGCCGTCGTCTGCGGCTACGGCGACGTCGGCAAGGGCTGTGCCGAGTCGCTCCGCGGCCAGGGCGCCCGGGTGATCATCACGGAGATCGACCCCATCTGTGCCCTGCAGGCCGCGATGGACGGCTACCAGGTCGCGACGCTGGACGACGTGGTGGAGACCGCGGACATCTTCGTCACGACGACGGGCAACAAGGACATCATCATGGCCTCCGACATGGCCCGGATGAAGCACCAGGCCATCGTCGGCAACATCGGCCACTTCGACAACGAGATCGACATGGCCGGCCTGGCCAAGATCGACGGCGTCGTCAAGGACGAGGTCAAGCCGCAGGTCCACACCTGGACGTTCGCGGACGGCAAGGTCCTGATCGTGCTGTCCGAGGGCCGCCTGCTGAACCTCGGCAACGCCACCGGTCACCCCTCGTTCGTCATGTCCAACTCGTTCGCGGACCAGACCCTGGCCCAGATCGAGCTGTTCACCAAGCCCGAGGAGTACCCGACCGACGTCTACGTGCTGCCGAAGCACCTGGACGAGAAGGTCGCCCGCCTCCACCTCGACGCGCTGGGCGTGAAGCTCACGACCCTGCGCCAGGAGCAGGCCGACTACATCGGTGTCCCGGTCGAAGGCCCGTACAAGTCCGACCTCTACCGCTACTGA
- a CDS encoding Trm112 family protein, producing the protein MPLEAGLLEILACPACHAGLDDRSAAENPELVCTGTDCGLAYPVRDGIPVLLVDEARRPA; encoded by the coding sequence ATGCCGCTCGAAGCCGGCCTCCTGGAGATCCTCGCCTGCCCGGCCTGCCACGCAGGGCTCGACGACCGGTCCGCGGCCGAGAACCCCGAGCTGGTCTGCACCGGCACCGACTGCGGTCTCGCCTACCCGGTCCGGGACGGCATCCCGGTGCTCCTCGTCGACGAGGCCCGCCGCCCCGCCTGA
- a CDS encoding SIS domain-containing protein, with the protein MLDESLLDAPDALARADRRGLLRGAAEAGARVRTAARHAAEAGIGTLAPEGRPRAVLVAGPGTAAAGVADLVGALAGASAPVTAIRPTGVAAAAGALRWTLPGWAGSVDLLLIATADGSEPGLALLAEQAYRRGCTVVAVAPVRSPLREAVDGVHGLVVPMAAAPHGEYDAETSAAGPGTLWALLTPLLALLDRVGLIDASPDTLQKVADRLDRTAERCGPAIATYSNPAKTLASELADSLPLVWTEGDAAGPVGRRFAAVLAELAGRPALVAELPEALPSHGGLLAGAFAAGADPDDFFRDRVDEPEAMRARVVLLRDRPTGGLSAGPAARELALSHDTAISELEPEEGSELEALAELLAVTDFAAVYASLASDNRA; encoded by the coding sequence ATGCTCGACGAGTCGCTGCTCGACGCACCGGACGCCCTGGCCCGAGCAGACCGCCGAGGTCTGCTGCGCGGTGCCGCCGAGGCCGGGGCCCGCGTGCGCACCGCGGCCCGGCACGCCGCCGAGGCCGGAATCGGCACGCTCGCGCCCGAGGGCCGGCCCCGCGCCGTCCTCGTCGCGGGCCCCGGCACGGCCGCGGCCGGAGTCGCCGACCTGGTCGGTGCCCTCGCCGGCGCCTCCGCACCCGTCACCGCTATCCGCCCCACCGGGGTCGCGGCGGCCGCCGGAGCACTGCGCTGGACGCTGCCCGGGTGGGCAGGCTCCGTGGACCTGCTGCTCATCGCCACGGCCGACGGATCGGAACCCGGTCTCGCGCTCCTCGCCGAGCAGGCGTACCGCCGCGGCTGCACGGTCGTCGCCGTCGCGCCCGTCCGGTCGCCCCTGCGTGAAGCCGTCGACGGGGTCCACGGACTCGTCGTACCCATGGCGGCCGCCCCGCACGGCGAGTACGACGCCGAGACCTCCGCGGCCGGCCCCGGCACGCTCTGGGCCCTGCTCACCCCGCTGCTCGCACTCCTGGACCGGGTCGGGCTGATCGACGCGTCCCCCGACACGCTGCAGAAGGTCGCCGACCGCCTCGACCGCACCGCCGAGCGCTGCGGACCGGCCATCGCCACCTACAGCAACCCGGCGAAGACCCTCGCCTCGGAACTCGCCGACAGCCTGCCCCTCGTCTGGACGGAAGGGGATGCCGCGGGCCCCGTCGGGCGCCGGTTCGCCGCCGTCCTGGCCGAGCTCGCCGGCCGCCCCGCCCTCGTGGCCGAGCTGCCGGAGGCACTGCCCTCCCACGGCGGGCTGCTCGCCGGAGCGTTCGCCGCAGGTGCCGACCCCGACGACTTCTTCCGGGACCGGGTGGACGAGCCCGAGGCCATGCGGGCCCGTGTCGTCCTCCTCCGCGACCGCCCGACCGGAGGCCTGAGCGCCGGTCCGGCCGCCCGAGAGCTGGCCCTGAGCCACGACACGGCCATCAGCGAACTGGAACCGGAGGAGGGCAGCGAGCTCGAAGCCCTCGCCGAACTCCTCGCGGTCACCGACTTCGCCGCCGTCTACGCCTCCCTGGCCTCCGACAACCGGGCCTGA
- a CDS encoding stage II sporulation protein M codes for MDLDVFVNTHHTEWDRLDHLLRRGRSLTGDEADELVALYQRTATHLSLIQSSAPDPLLTARLTQLVARARSTVTGTRRASWRDAAQFLTAGFPAAVYRSRHWWIPTAVLSTLLAAVIGWWIGTHPEVQASIAAPEDLRALTRPGGEYETYYSSHPAASFAAQVWTNNAQAAAMCLVLGAFLCLPVVWILFVNVLNLGVGIGLMSSAGRLDTFLGLVLPHGLLELTAVFVAAGTGLRLGWTVIDPGPRTRRSALAQQGRAAIGMAIGLALVLFVSGVIEGFVTPSGLPTWARITIGVAAELAFLVYVYVLGGRAARAGDTGDLEAEGRSAELPAAA; via the coding sequence ATGGATCTCGACGTCTTCGTGAACACCCACCACACCGAGTGGGACCGCCTGGACCATCTTCTGCGCCGAGGGCGGAGTTTGACGGGAGACGAGGCGGACGAGCTCGTCGCCCTGTATCAGCGCACCGCCACACACCTGTCCTTGATCCAGTCCAGCGCCCCGGACCCGTTGCTGACTGCCCGCCTCACCCAGCTCGTGGCCCGCGCGCGCTCGACGGTGACGGGAACGCGCCGAGCATCGTGGCGTGACGCCGCACAATTCCTGACCGCCGGCTTCCCCGCCGCGGTCTACCGTTCGCGGCACTGGTGGATACCCACGGCAGTCCTCTCCACCCTGCTGGCGGCCGTCATCGGCTGGTGGATCGGCACCCATCCGGAGGTCCAGGCGTCGATCGCCGCCCCCGAGGACCTGCGCGCCCTGACGCGGCCGGGTGGCGAGTACGAGACGTACTACTCAAGCCACCCGGCCGCGTCCTTCGCCGCGCAGGTCTGGACGAACAACGCCCAGGCGGCAGCCATGTGCCTGGTCCTGGGGGCGTTCCTCTGCCTACCGGTGGTCTGGATCCTCTTCGTCAATGTGCTCAACCTGGGCGTCGGGATCGGGCTGATGTCCTCCGCCGGCCGCCTGGACACCTTCCTCGGGCTCGTGCTGCCCCACGGACTGCTCGAACTCACCGCCGTCTTCGTCGCAGCGGGGACAGGCCTACGCCTCGGCTGGACGGTCATCGACCCGGGCCCACGGACTCGGCGCTCGGCCTTGGCCCAGCAGGGCCGAGCCGCGATAGGCATGGCCATCGGCCTTGCCCTGGTCCTCTTCGTCTCCGGCGTCATCGAAGGATTCGTCACCCCGTCGGGCCTTCCGACCTGGGCGCGCATCACCATCGGGGTAGCGGCTGAGCTGGCATTTCTCGTCTACGTCTATGTCCTCGGAGGCCGTGCGGCCAGGGCCGGCGACACGGGCGACCTCGAAGCCGAGGGGCGAAGCGCGGAGCTTCCCGCCGCTGCCTGA
- a CDS encoding cation diffusion facilitator family transporter, producing the protein MSASGGTKAIVAALAANLAIAVAKFVAFLFSGSSSMLAESVHSLADSGNQGLLLLGGKKAKREATPQHPFGYGRERYIYAFLVSIVLFSVGGMFAIYEGYEKIKHPHEIEAWYWPVGVLVFAIIAEGFSFRTAIAESNQTRGKLSWTQFVRRAKAPELPVVLLEDLGALVGLVLALGGVGLALGTGNGVWDGIGTLCIGILLIVIAIVLAAETKSLLLGEAAGVEDVEKIRASVVDGDTVTRIIHMRTLHLGPEELLVAAKIAVRAEESAAEVADAINAAEKRIREAVPIARVIYLEPDIYDEAAAAAGANPGKAPGGPASPDGTATPDGATSDGSGSHGDASDGSSSPGDAPKESGH; encoded by the coding sequence ATGAGCGCGTCAGGCGGAACCAAGGCGATCGTGGCGGCACTCGCCGCCAACCTCGCGATCGCAGTGGCCAAATTCGTGGCGTTCCTCTTCAGTGGCTCGTCATCGATGCTGGCGGAGAGCGTCCACTCGCTGGCGGACTCGGGCAACCAGGGCCTCCTGCTGCTCGGCGGCAAGAAGGCCAAGCGCGAGGCGACCCCCCAGCACCCCTTCGGATACGGGCGCGAGCGCTACATCTACGCGTTCCTCGTCTCCATCGTGCTGTTCTCCGTCGGTGGCATGTTCGCCATCTACGAGGGCTACGAGAAGATCAAGCACCCGCACGAGATCGAGGCCTGGTACTGGCCGGTCGGCGTGCTGGTCTTCGCGATCATCGCCGAGGGCTTCTCCTTCCGTACGGCCATCGCGGAGTCCAACCAGACCCGCGGCAAGCTGTCTTGGACGCAGTTCGTCCGCCGCGCCAAGGCACCCGAGCTCCCGGTCGTCCTCCTCGAGGACCTCGGCGCGCTCGTCGGCCTTGTCCTGGCCCTCGGAGGCGTCGGCCTGGCGCTGGGCACCGGCAACGGGGTGTGGGACGGCATCGGCACCCTGTGCATCGGCATCCTCCTGATCGTGATCGCGATCGTCCTCGCCGCCGAGACGAAGTCGCTGCTGCTCGGTGAGGCCGCCGGCGTCGAGGACGTCGAGAAGATCCGGGCCTCGGTCGTCGACGGCGACACCGTGACCCGCATCATCCACATGCGCACCCTCCACCTCGGTCCGGAGGAACTGCTGGTGGCGGCCAAGATCGCGGTGCGGGCGGAGGAGTCCGCCGCGGAGGTCGCGGACGCGATCAACGCCGCCGAGAAGCGGATCCGCGAGGCCGTCCCGATCGCCCGTGTCATCTACCTCGAGCCCGACATCTACGACGAGGCCGCCGCCGCGGCCGGCGCGAACCCGGGCAAGGCCCCGGGCGGCCCGGCGTCTCCCGACGGCACTGCCACGCCGGACGGCGCTACGTCGGACGGCAGTGGGTCGCACGGCGATGCGTCGGACGGCAGCTCGTCTCCGGGCGACGCGCCGAAGGAATCCGGCCACTGA